A part of Actinobaculum sp. 313 genomic DNA contains:
- a CDS encoding MFS transporter codes for MPEQTEALQGRERDRILLVLLSALFFSLITVSIINVALPAIETGLNASAADLQWALTGYSLTFGVVLVAAGRAGDLLGRGRLFLVGVTLFGIASTVASLAPNALVLNLARAVMGVGAGFYNPQVSGLIQQHYRGAERARAFGLFGAVVGTAVAIGPVIGGLLLGSLPSWLGWRMTLGINIPLALLAVILGWRWLPREGRKVRRQHATDHGNAVPNEGDGLAPRRSMPRPHHDLDPFGAVLLGVAVLFIMLPFMVAAENPLAWWALPTGLVVLGIWLLWEHTYARRGHEPMVNLAMFRIRTFSLGAAMITAFFAGTTTIWVLIALFVQNGLGRSALVAGLIGMPSALLSIYSAPLGGRLVVRWGRKIVVYGLLCNLTGLALTAWVSTFVAEGTEVWLLALSTLPLGFAAGWINSPNQVLSLRDVPVANGGTAAGIMQTGQRIATAVGTAAVTGLFFQQVAHGYAHALRMGYALIASFVIVALVIALADLAADSRTRTAYGSPVLSDNERATARRVVDEGTH; via the coding sequence GTGCCCGAACAAACTGAAGCTCTGCAAGGAAGAGAGCGCGACAGAATACTGCTCGTTCTACTATCCGCGCTTTTCTTCTCCCTGATCACCGTCAGCATCATTAATGTCGCCCTGCCCGCCATTGAGACCGGACTCAATGCAAGTGCGGCGGATTTGCAGTGGGCTCTAACCGGGTACTCCCTAACCTTCGGCGTCGTGCTCGTCGCCGCAGGCCGCGCCGGAGATCTGCTGGGCCGGGGCCGACTCTTCTTGGTGGGAGTCACCCTCTTCGGCATCGCATCAACGGTGGCGTCGCTGGCGCCGAACGCACTGGTCCTCAACTTGGCACGCGCCGTGATGGGGGTGGGCGCCGGTTTTTACAATCCGCAGGTCAGCGGCCTGATCCAACAGCACTATCGTGGCGCCGAGAGGGCTCGCGCCTTTGGGTTATTCGGTGCTGTCGTCGGAACCGCGGTCGCAATCGGACCGGTCATCGGTGGACTACTGCTCGGCTCTCTTCCCAGTTGGCTCGGCTGGCGCATGACGCTCGGAATCAATATCCCGCTCGCCCTACTGGCCGTCATTCTTGGCTGGAGATGGCTGCCACGCGAGGGAAGGAAGGTTCGCCGCCAACACGCCACGGATCACGGCAACGCTGTACCAAACGAAGGCGACGGCTTGGCCCCCCGGCGCTCGATGCCGCGTCCGCACCACGACCTAGACCCCTTCGGTGCGGTTTTGCTGGGTGTCGCGGTTCTGTTCATCATGCTTCCATTCATGGTCGCCGCCGAGAATCCGCTTGCGTGGTGGGCACTGCCCACGGGACTCGTTGTACTGGGAATCTGGCTCCTGTGGGAACATACCTACGCGCGACGCGGGCATGAGCCCATGGTTAATCTGGCTATGTTCCGCATCCGAACCTTTTCGCTCGGTGCAGCCATGATCACCGCGTTTTTCGCCGGAACGACGACGATCTGGGTACTCATTGCGCTCTTCGTCCAGAACGGGCTAGGACGTAGCGCATTAGTCGCAGGGCTAATCGGCATGCCCTCCGCGTTGTTGTCGATCTACTCCGCGCCGCTCGGCGGGCGGCTGGTGGTGCGCTGGGGACGGAAGATCGTCGTCTACGGCCTGCTGTGTAATCTCACTGGCCTGGCGCTGACCGCCTGGGTCTCCACCTTTGTGGCCGAAGGGACAGAAGTCTGGCTGTTGGCGCTGTCCACACTGCCACTCGGCTTCGCTGCTGGATGGATCAACTCACCGAATCAGGTGCTCAGTCTGCGCGATGTGCCGGTGGCTAATGGAGGGACCGCTGCTGGGATCATGCAGACCGGGCAGCGTATCGCCACTGCAGTGGGAACCGCTGCTGTGACCGGGCTCTTCTTCCAACAAGTCGCACATGGATACGCCCATGCGCTTCGTATGGGGTATGCGCTCATTGCCAGTTTTGTTATCGTGGCGCTTGTCATCGCACTTGCAGACCTCGCCGCCGACAGCCGCACTCGCACTGCCTACGGTTCCCCGGTTCTCTCGGATAACGAGCGAGCAACCGCGCGCCGGGTCGTTGACGAGGGTACACACTAA
- a CDS encoding methyltransferase, protein MVPVFTTELLSDEAADRLRADLDGYSWPAIEETLGGEAARAVRREQRLPALLAARAASAGSAEYRWIAVQARLFLLGDAVAYDEAVLALPELFDSPNLASAVLQEVDHPAAEEPTGGAGEGVREGFVPGYHGSPASGGGTQKRLVRARFQIVPIAIPAHLPARGSGMAPSRLLVASDWGELVGMLPTSDHVMPVGGATRTLAALADYRPGQRVLDIGTGCGIHAILAALCGARVTATDTSARALAYARFNARMAGVRLDLRQGSLLEPVLPSSGEQSDVQSDDVQSVGVQVEPELFDVVVSNPPFVITASAVRRQVVFSYRDGGMPGDSLQAELIGALPRVLRAGGRVWMLGNWEIRDEAAWDTGPRRWVEGLGLDAWFIQREYLEPCRYVEMWLRDGGLTTADREYEEAYAKWLTDFRDRDVVGIGMGYVLLGRPHSNLGTDQSPPAAALVSSDSADGMPLSAPATHEAPAAAWKKPWLRCEALGGPAPASLHDYTERIWAQRWLLDRSADELAVLRPQNNCVEHRLHIPGQSDPFLVKLAQTNGFAAEVEVTSAVAAVVGACDGELSLGVLCDAVADLLGEAAESVRAEVLPAVRELLALGMLTAWE, encoded by the coding sequence ATGGTACCTGTGTTCACCACCGAACTGTTAAGCGACGAGGCCGCAGATAGGCTCCGCGCTGATTTGGATGGCTATTCATGGCCTGCCATTGAGGAAACTCTGGGCGGGGAGGCCGCTCGGGCGGTACGGCGCGAACAGCGGCTGCCTGCATTATTGGCCGCGCGGGCGGCCTCAGCGGGTAGCGCGGAGTACCGCTGGATTGCGGTTCAAGCGCGCCTGTTTCTGCTGGGCGATGCGGTTGCCTACGACGAGGCGGTGCTGGCCTTGCCGGAGCTATTCGACTCGCCCAACCTGGCGAGCGCGGTGCTGCAGGAGGTTGATCACCCGGCCGCGGAGGAACCGACTGGCGGTGCCGGGGAGGGAGTCCGTGAAGGTTTCGTGCCGGGCTACCACGGGAGCCCCGCAAGCGGTGGGGGGACACAGAAACGGCTGGTGCGGGCGCGCTTCCAGATCGTGCCCATCGCAATACCGGCGCATCTGCCTGCGCGCGGATCGGGTATGGCTCCGAGCCGACTGCTGGTGGCCTCGGATTGGGGAGAGCTTGTGGGCATGCTCCCGACTTCTGATCATGTGATGCCCGTGGGCGGTGCCACTCGCACCCTGGCCGCGCTCGCGGACTATCGACCCGGCCAGCGGGTGCTGGACATTGGCACCGGTTGCGGTATTCATGCCATTCTCGCCGCGCTGTGTGGCGCGCGCGTCACCGCTACCGATACATCCGCACGTGCACTCGCCTATGCGCGCTTCAACGCCCGCATGGCCGGGGTCCGACTCGATTTGCGGCAGGGCTCGTTGTTGGAGCCGGTACTGCCCTCCAGCGGCGAGCAGTCCGACGTCCAGTCCGATGACGTTCAGTCCGTCGGCGTACAGGTGGAGCCTGAGTTATTCGACGTTGTGGTCTCCAACCCACCCTTCGTGATAACCGCGTCTGCGGTCCGGCGCCAAGTGGTCTTCTCATATCGCGACGGCGGCATGCCCGGTGACTCGCTACAGGCGGAGCTTATCGGGGCGCTTCCACGTGTGCTGCGCGCCGGAGGACGCGTATGGATGTTGGGAAATTGGGAGATCCGCGACGAAGCCGCTTGGGATACCGGGCCACGGCGATGGGTGGAGGGCCTCGGCCTCGACGCGTGGTTCATCCAACGCGAGTATCTCGAGCCCTGCCGCTACGTGGAGATGTGGTTGCGCGACGGCGGCCTCACCACGGCGGATAGAGAATATGAGGAAGCCTATGCGAAATGGCTCACGGATTTCCGGGATCGCGACGTAGTCGGAATCGGAATGGGCTACGTGCTGCTCGGAAGGCCCCATTCGAATCTCGGTACAGACCAGTCGCCTCCCGCTGCGGCGCTCGTGAGTAGTGATAGTGCGGATGGGATGCCTCTTTCAGCGCCTGCGACGCACGAGGCGCCCGCTGCCGCCTGGAAGAAGCCTTGGTTGCGTTGCGAGGCGCTGGGCGGACCGGCCCCGGCAAGTCTGCATGACTACACAGAAAGAATCTGGGCACAACGGTGGCTACTGGATAGGTCGGCTGATGAGCTCGCGGTGCTCCGCCCGCAGAACAACTGCGTGGAGCATCGACTTCACATTCCCGGCCAGAGCGATCCCTTCCTCGTCAAACTGGCCCAGACCAATGGCTTTGCGGCCGAGGTCGAGGTGACAAGTGCCGTCGCCGCCGTCGTTGGAGCGTGTGACGGGGAACTTAGTTTAGGTGTACTCTGCGACGCCGTCGCCGACCTTCTCGGTGAGGCAGCGGAGTCAGTGCGCGCCGAAGTGCTTCCTGCCGTGCGGGAACTACTCGCGCTGGGAATGCTCACCGCGTGGGAATAG
- the hemH gene encoding ferrochelatase: MLIAALGSPTHLSPEAIADFLREFLSDRRVVDLHPALWKPILHGPVLHARPTKVLPQYQHVWLTDGSPLRVYTAAQESELQRLLPGVEVRAGYLYGAPNMVDQFLRLAATCDRITVLATYPQYAPATVGSVDDRIADGIRHAAQAGLFPRVRSTHEWHLLPEYITWYSRRIGAALAEGPIDEVVFSWHSLPDRPVHEPDFYRAQCEATAAAIMERVQLDSDARLPWRNTFQSRFGPGRWMTPATIDTMAELPAQGSRHIVMVTPGFFADCLETSYELDVLNAQAFHAAGGQGFRRIAPPNGSADAAQILAALHRSLPDFSEFAQLPEATIPTR, from the coding sequence GTGCTCATCGCGGCGCTGGGCAGCCCGACGCATCTCTCCCCCGAGGCAATCGCGGACTTCTTGCGCGAATTCCTCTCCGACCGGCGGGTTGTGGATCTACATCCCGCACTTTGGAAGCCCATCCTGCACGGCCCCGTGCTGCACGCGCGGCCCACGAAGGTGCTGCCTCAATACCAGCATGTGTGGCTGACGGACGGCTCACCATTGCGCGTATACACAGCAGCGCAGGAATCGGAACTGCAGAGGCTTCTGCCCGGCGTGGAGGTCCGCGCCGGCTATCTGTACGGCGCGCCCAACATGGTGGATCAGTTCCTACGGCTCGCCGCCACCTGCGACCGCATCACGGTTCTGGCGACGTATCCGCAGTACGCGCCGGCAACGGTCGGCTCGGTTGATGACCGTATCGCGGACGGCATCAGGCACGCCGCGCAGGCAGGCCTTTTTCCCCGGGTTCGCTCCACGCATGAGTGGCATCTGCTCCCGGAATACATCACCTGGTACAGCAGGAGGATCGGTGCAGCCCTGGCGGAGGGGCCGATTGATGAAGTCGTGTTCTCCTGGCACAGCCTGCCGGACCGCCCGGTCCACGAGCCCGATTTCTACCGTGCACAGTGTGAGGCCACGGCGGCGGCCATCATGGAACGGGTCCAACTGGACAGCGACGCTCGTCTTCCCTGGCGCAACACCTTCCAGTCGCGTTTCGGCCCCGGCCGCTGGATGACACCGGCAACAATTGACACCATGGCCGAACTGCCCGCGCAGGGAAGCAGACATATCGTGATGGTGACGCCCGGTTTCTTTGCCGACTGCCTGGAAACCTCCTATGAGCTCGACGTACTGAACGCGCAGGCATTTCACGCGGCGGGCGGGCAAGGATTCCGCCGCATTGCCCCGCCGAACGGCAGCGCTGACGCGGCTCAAATCCTTGCGGCACTGCATCGGAGCCTGCCGGATTTCAGCGAGTTTGCACAGTTGCCCGAGGCTACTATTCCCACGCGGTGA
- a CDS encoding dTMP kinase, producing MVNTRARGNRTGVAIREALLHSGEVSPRAEALLYAADRAHHVASLVRPALERGAVVISDRYFDSSVAYQVPRVS from the coding sequence GTGGTAAACACGCGAGCCCGGGGGAACCGCACTGGCGTGGCCATCCGTGAGGCCTTGCTGCACAGCGGCGAGGTGTCGCCGCGAGCGGAGGCTCTGCTGTACGCCGCCGATAGGGCGCATCACGTGGCCTCCCTGGTTCGCCCAGCGCTCGAGCGCGGTGCCGTTGTCATATCTGACCGCTACTTTGATTCGTCCGTGGCCTATCAGGTGCCGCGCGTTAGCTAG
- a CDS encoding DNA polymerase III subunit delta' C-terminal domain-containing protein → MREFPAVRAQVRELEEKQKRRATRTQRDVLDRDMVDLLSLYRDILTVQLGAQVPLINADLTKQIEQAAAAASSEQSVRRMDAIATARQRLAGNVAPQLALEAMMVALRPQG, encoded by the coding sequence GTGCGCGAGTTCCCCGCCGTGCGGGCACAGGTACGAGAACTGGAAGAGAAGCAAAAGCGGCGCGCGACTCGTACACAGCGCGATGTGCTCGACCGCGACATGGTCGACCTGCTCTCCCTGTATCGTGACATTCTCACCGTCCAGCTCGGCGCACAGGTTCCCTTGATCAACGCAGACCTGACGAAACAGATAGAGCAGGCGGCTGCGGCGGCGTCGTCGGAGCAATCGGTGCGGCGCATGGACGCCATCGCGACCGCACGGCAGCGCCTAGCGGGCAATGTGGCGCCGCAACTGGCCCTAGAGGCCATGATGGTGGCGCTACGTCCACAGGGCTGA
- a CDS encoding alpha/beta hydrolase produces the protein MPFKGSTDDALAQIKELFEKSLEEPFPTSDADRPLTQSQFFSGLITPLYNKQNWPILTQAFSQLINDNDGSLFQYLGDLMNGRETDGSFSSNSTEANWAINCADYPLSSDDEVEELAADLRENGTVFGDYMLSAPDVCLYWPYKPSQAPGPYIGKGADPIVVVGTRYDPATPYQWSESLAESLDSAVLVTWEGDGHTAYGSADDCISDPLDDYLIEGTVPEDGLTCSP, from the coding sequence GTGCCCTTCAAGGGTTCGACTGACGACGCTTTGGCGCAGATCAAGGAACTCTTTGAGAAGTCTTTGGAGGAGCCATTCCCCACAAGCGATGCGGATCGCCCCTTGACTCAGTCACAGTTTTTCAGTGGCTTGATCACGCCCCTGTATAACAAGCAGAACTGGCCGATTCTCACGCAGGCTTTCTCACAGCTCATCAATGACAATGACGGCTCGCTCTTCCAGTATCTCGGCGATCTCATGAATGGTAGGGAAACGGACGGTTCCTTCTCCTCGAACTCCACCGAGGCGAACTGGGCAATTAACTGCGCCGACTACCCGTTGTCTTCCGACGACGAAGTAGAGGAACTCGCCGCAGATCTGAGAGAGAACGGCACGGTTTTCGGTGACTATATGCTCAGCGCTCCCGACGTCTGCCTGTACTGGCCCTACAAGCCCTCGCAGGCTCCGGGGCCGTACATTGGGAAGGGAGCGGACCCGATCGTCGTCGTCGGTACGCGCTACGATCCGGCTACTCCATACCAGTGGTCGGAGAGTTTGGCAGAGTCTCTGGACAGCGCCGTGCTGGTGACGTGGGAAGGCGACGGGCATACGGCTTACGGTTCGGCAGATGACTGCATTAGTGACCCGCTCGACGATTACCTGATTGAGGGAACTGTACCGGAAGACGGGCTGACCTGCTCGCCGTGA
- a CDS encoding phosphoglyceromutase: MAYTLVLLRHGESEWNAKNLFTGWVDVPLSEKGRAEAVHGGELLKEAGVLPEKLFTSVLRRAIMTANLALDAADRHWIPVERHWRLNERHYGALQGKNKKEIRDQYGDEQFMLWRRSYDVPPPAIELGSEFSQDTDPRYAGEPIPATECLKDVLERLLPYWESTIVPEIKTGKTIMIAAHGNSLRAIVKYLDDISDEEIAGVNIPTGIPLVYELDEETLKPIKKGGTYLDPDAEAKIAAVANQGK, from the coding sequence ATGGCTTATACCCTCGTACTGCTCCGCCATGGCGAGAGCGAATGGAATGCTAAGAACCTCTTTACCGGCTGGGTTGATGTGCCTCTGTCCGAGAAGGGCCGCGCGGAGGCCGTTCATGGCGGCGAACTCCTCAAGGAGGCAGGGGTGCTTCCGGAGAAGCTGTTCACGTCAGTGTTGCGGCGTGCCATTATGACTGCGAATCTGGCCTTGGATGCGGCAGATCGGCACTGGATCCCGGTAGAGCGTCACTGGCGGCTGAACGAGCGTCATTACGGTGCGCTGCAGGGCAAGAACAAGAAGGAGATTCGCGATCAGTACGGTGACGAGCAGTTCATGTTGTGGCGCCGGTCCTACGATGTGCCGCCGCCCGCCATCGAGCTTGGCTCCGAGTTCTCGCAGGATACGGATCCGCGTTATGCGGGTGAGCCGATCCCCGCTACGGAATGCCTGAAGGATGTGCTCGAGCGGTTGCTGCCCTACTGGGAGAGCACCATCGTTCCAGAGATCAAGACGGGTAAGACGATCATGATTGCTGCGCACGGCAATTCGCTGCGTGCCATTGTGAAGTACCTGGACGACATCTCCGACGAAGAGATCGCGGGCGTCAACATCCCCACCGGCATCCCGCTGGTTTACGAACTGGATGAGGAGACCCTCAAGCCGATCAAGAAGGGCGGCACGTACCTGGATCCGGATGCGGAGGCGAAGATCGCTGCCGTCGCCAATCAGGGCAAGTAA
- a CDS encoding CarD family transcriptional regulator — translation MTFNIGETVVYPHHGAAYIEDISTKKIRGEEKLYLTLRVMQGDLVIQVPADKVEDVGVRDVSNDDQLERVFDVLRAERAEEPANWSRRYKANGEKLTSGDVVKVAEVVRDLSRRDSDRHLSAGEKRMLLQARQILGSEVALARGVTEDRALELLDEVLADSVNAA, via the coding sequence ATGACCTTCAATATCGGTGAGACCGTCGTCTACCCTCACCACGGCGCGGCGTACATCGAGGACATCTCTACAAAGAAGATTCGTGGCGAGGAGAAGCTGTACCTCACACTGCGCGTTATGCAGGGAGACCTGGTAATCCAGGTTCCGGCCGACAAGGTTGAAGACGTCGGAGTACGTGATGTCTCTAATGACGATCAGCTCGAGCGTGTGTTTGACGTACTGCGCGCAGAACGGGCTGAAGAACCGGCGAACTGGTCGCGGCGCTATAAGGCCAACGGTGAGAAGTTGACCTCCGGTGATGTTGTGAAAGTTGCCGAAGTTGTGCGCGATCTGAGCAGGCGAGATTCTGATCGGCATCTATCGGCCGGCGAAAAGCGCATGTTGCTGCAGGCTCGTCAGATTCTCGGCTCCGAAGTCGCGCTAGCGCGTGGGGTAACCGAGGATAGGGCATTGGAACTACTTGACGAGGTCCTTGCAGACTCCGTCAACGCAGCTTAG
- the ispD gene encoding 2-C-methyl-D-erythritol 4-phosphate cytidylyltransferase: MGIAAVIAGAGSGTRLGTQGSKALVRLAGEPLVIHAVRSMVRSGVVDDVVVVAPANDLDMFEWVLGAAGMHARVVAGGSTRQASVAASLDAVGDASHVLIHDAARPLTPVDQIRSVVDALLSGHPAVVPALALVDTIKRAGAKSTDGTEPIEETLDRSVLRAMQTPQGFVVSVIREAHARFAELARDEASAAPDDAALVEALGVPVVMVPGHDEARKITRPFDLRVAEMTLAEHTSPAEL, encoded by the coding sequence ATGGGCATAGCCGCTGTTATCGCGGGTGCCGGATCGGGTACACGCCTAGGAACTCAAGGTTCGAAAGCCCTAGTGCGGCTTGCCGGTGAACCACTTGTTATACACGCCGTGCGCTCCATGGTCCGCTCAGGCGTGGTCGACGATGTCGTCGTTGTGGCACCTGCCAATGACCTGGACATGTTCGAGTGGGTGCTCGGCGCGGCAGGGATGCATGCGCGTGTTGTTGCGGGAGGGAGCACCCGCCAGGCATCCGTGGCAGCGAGCTTGGACGCGGTGGGCGATGCCAGCCACGTCCTTATCCACGACGCAGCAAGGCCACTGACTCCGGTTGACCAGATTCGTTCTGTCGTCGATGCGCTACTATCCGGGCATCCGGCAGTGGTTCCAGCACTGGCACTTGTCGATACGATTAAGCGAGCCGGCGCGAAGAGCACTGATGGTACGGAGCCGATCGAGGAGACTCTAGATCGTTCCGTGTTACGTGCCATGCAGACTCCGCAGGGTTTCGTCGTCTCGGTTATTCGCGAGGCCCATGCCCGCTTCGCCGAGTTGGCTCGCGATGAGGCTAGTGCGGCCCCTGATGATGCTGCACTCGTCGAGGCGCTGGGAGTCCCCGTGGTCATGGTGCCCGGGCACGACGAGGCACGGAAGATCACCCGTCCATTTGATCTGCGCGTGGCCGAGATGACGCTTGCCGAACACACATCGCCCGCGGAACTTTGA
- the ispF gene encoding 2-C-methyl-D-erythritol 2,4-cyclodiphosphate synthase — translation MDMRVGTGIDVHAYAHDASRTLHLACLEWPGQRALEGHSDADVAAHAACDAILIASGVGELGTVFGTDRPEWAGASGTSLLVQSALLVQEAGWKISNIAVQIVAARPRFAPRKQEAESAMSQAVGAPVSVSATTTDHLGFVGREEGIAAIATALVLRH, via the coding sequence ATGGACATGCGAGTAGGAACGGGTATAGATGTCCACGCGTACGCACACGATGCGAGCCGTACGCTGCATCTGGCATGCCTAGAATGGCCGGGGCAACGCGCCTTGGAGGGCCACTCCGACGCCGACGTCGCCGCGCACGCTGCGTGTGACGCCATATTGATCGCGTCCGGTGTGGGGGAACTGGGGACAGTTTTTGGAACGGACCGGCCCGAGTGGGCAGGTGCTTCGGGAACGAGTTTGTTGGTGCAGTCCGCCCTTTTGGTGCAAGAAGCCGGTTGGAAGATCTCGAATATCGCGGTGCAGATCGTTGCGGCACGCCCGCGCTTTGCCCCGCGTAAACAGGAGGCGGAATCGGCCATGAGCCAGGCGGTTGGAGCTCCGGTTTCGGTCAGTGCGACGACGACGGACCATCTCGGCTTCGTCGGGCGTGAGGAAGGCATCGCGGCCATAGCGACGGCCCTCGTGCTGCGGCACTGA
- the cysS gene encoding cysteine--tRNA ligase has translation MSLNIYDSATHTLRPFEPLSPGKVGIYLCGATVQGSPHIGHIRSALAFDVLVRWMRRCGYEVTLIRNVTDIDDKILAKSTAAGRPWWAWAYTYEQEFSAAYRALGVLPPTYEPRATGHIPQMLQLIQEIMDAGHAYTGNPGNVYFDVTSLPDYGSLTRQSLEHMTVDEAESEPDKRNPHDFALWKAPKPGEPADASWDSPWGRGRPGWHLECSAMSGSYLGETFDIHGGGIDLRFPHHENEQAQSHAAGRGFARYWMHNAWVTIEGEKMSKSLGNSLVVDNILQQVPAVIVRFALGTVHYRSTVAYSPSTLAEATAVWERLAGFVNRSVAMTGEIHLDDVAAVTPADLPEAFVAALDDDLNVSGGLAAIHEAVTNGNSAITAKDEEAVRHAQLMVRAMLDVLGLDPLAEPWRGEGGSDATQQALDSIIAGILQERADARRAKDWPRADALRDSLARAGIAVEDSSDGASWRLEAQ, from the coding sequence GTGAGTCTCAATATCTATGATTCGGCAACCCACACCTTGCGGCCTTTCGAGCCGCTCAGCCCCGGGAAGGTGGGGATCTACCTGTGTGGGGCCACGGTACAGGGCTCACCACATATCGGCCATATTCGTTCGGCCCTAGCCTTCGACGTCCTCGTACGCTGGATGCGTCGGTGCGGATATGAGGTGACGCTGATCCGTAACGTCACTGACATTGACGACAAGATTCTCGCCAAGTCGACTGCCGCCGGTCGGCCTTGGTGGGCGTGGGCCTATACCTACGAGCAGGAGTTCTCCGCAGCGTATCGCGCTTTGGGAGTTCTTCCACCCACCTATGAACCACGTGCTACCGGTCATATTCCTCAGATGCTGCAACTCATCCAGGAGATTATGGATGCCGGTCACGCGTATACCGGTAATCCGGGCAATGTGTATTTCGATGTGACATCCCTGCCGGACTACGGTTCGTTGACGCGGCAATCGTTGGAGCATATGACGGTTGACGAGGCCGAGTCGGAGCCGGATAAGCGCAACCCGCACGACTTTGCCCTGTGGAAGGCTCCGAAGCCGGGTGAGCCCGCAGATGCCTCCTGGGATTCGCCCTGGGGGCGGGGCAGGCCGGGATGGCATTTGGAGTGCTCCGCAATGTCGGGCAGCTATTTGGGGGAGACTTTCGATATTCACGGCGGCGGAATCGATCTGCGTTTCCCGCACCACGAGAACGAGCAGGCGCAGTCACACGCTGCGGGTCGCGGTTTTGCCCGCTACTGGATGCACAATGCGTGGGTGACCATCGAGGGCGAGAAGATGAGTAAATCATTGGGGAACTCCCTCGTAGTAGATAACATCCTCCAGCAGGTTCCAGCAGTTATTGTGCGTTTCGCACTGGGAACGGTTCACTACCGCTCAACGGTCGCCTATTCGCCGAGCACCCTGGCGGAGGCGACGGCCGTCTGGGAGCGCCTTGCCGGTTTCGTCAATCGTTCGGTTGCGATGACGGGTGAGATCCATCTCGACGACGTCGCCGCCGTAACGCCCGCGGACCTTCCTGAGGCATTCGTTGCCGCGCTTGACGATGACCTCAACGTTTCGGGTGGTCTCGCCGCGATCCATGAGGCGGTGACGAACGGCAACAGTGCCATAACGGCCAAAGACGAGGAGGCCGTGCGGCACGCACAATTGATGGTGCGCGCCATGCTGGACGTTTTGGGATTGGATCCGTTGGCGGAGCCGTGGCGCGGCGAAGGCGGCTCTGACGCTACCCAGCAGGCGCTTGACTCGATCATCGCAGGCATCCTGCAGGAGAGGGCCGATGCGCGCCGTGCAAAAGACTGGCCACGAGCAGATGCCCTGCGTGATTCCCTGGCGCGGGCCGGCATCGCGGTCGAAGACTCCTCCGACGGTGCGAGCTGGCGTTTGGAGGCGCAGTAA
- the rlmB gene encoding 23S rRNA (guanosine(2251)-2'-O)-methyltransferase RlmB, whose amino-acid sequence MAGNQPSRRPKNKKGPTVGSGGKNRRRLEGKGPTPKAEDRVYHPAHRRKLEAQARAAQAERRAPKLRGVLQLEEDHELIAGRNAVVEAVRAGVPLKRVFMAGALASDERLGEVVRTATALGAPLLDVSRTELDRMTDGAVHQGVAIEVPPYDYCEAADLVERAERSGKPGLIIALDSLTDPHNLGVVLRSGSAFGAHGVIVPQRRSAGVNATVWKVSAGAAGRLPVARVPNLVQALETLKRSGYFVVGLDGAGDTPIGELTVADMPLVLVTGSEGKGMARLTRETCDVVASIPIAAQMESLNAAVATGIALYQIDRLRSRVNVE is encoded by the coding sequence ATGGCGGGGAATCAGCCATCACGGCGCCCGAAGAACAAGAAGGGGCCAACAGTAGGCTCGGGCGGGAAGAATCGTCGTCGCCTAGAGGGCAAAGGGCCCACACCGAAGGCGGAGGACCGAGTTTACCATCCGGCGCATCGCCGTAAGTTGGAAGCGCAGGCCAGAGCGGCGCAGGCCGAGCGGCGGGCACCCAAACTGCGTGGTGTGCTGCAGTTGGAGGAGGATCACGAACTGATTGCGGGGCGTAATGCCGTTGTGGAAGCCGTGCGTGCGGGTGTTCCGCTCAAGCGGGTTTTCATGGCGGGCGCCTTGGCCTCTGATGAGCGGCTGGGCGAGGTTGTGCGCACGGCAACCGCGCTGGGTGCACCGCTTCTTGACGTCTCGCGCACGGAGCTGGACCGGATGACAGATGGCGCGGTGCATCAGGGCGTGGCGATTGAGGTTCCTCCGTATGACTACTGCGAGGCAGCCGATTTAGTGGAACGAGCGGAGCGCAGCGGTAAACCGGGTCTGATTATCGCGCTGGACTCGCTGACAGACCCGCATAACCTCGGAGTGGTATTACGCTCCGGGAGCGCCTTCGGCGCACATGGCGTTATCGTTCCGCAGCGACGCTCGGCGGGTGTAAATGCGACCGTATGGAAGGTTTCTGCCGGTGCCGCGGGTCGCCTACCGGTCGCGCGAGTGCCTAACTTGGTGCAGGCGCTGGAGACACTCAAGCGGAGCGGGTATTTCGTGGTGGGGCTCGACGGCGCCGGGGATACGCCAATCGGAGAGCTCACCGTTGCCGACATGCCACTGGTACTGGTTACCGGCTCAGAGGGAAAGGGGATGGCGCGGCTGACACGGGAGACATGCGACGTCGTCGCCTCCATCCCAATTGCGGCACAAATGGAGTCGCTCAATGCCGCGGTTGCGACGGGAATTGCGCTGTATCAGATTGATCGGTTGCGTTCTCGCGTTAATGTGGAATAA